The Penaeus monodon isolate SGIC_2016 unplaced genomic scaffold, NSTDA_Pmon_1 PmonScaffold_5297, whole genome shotgun sequence DNA window ACAAAGCTGGTACTCACACAGCTTCAGTACTTCCCTTTTGTGTATAATACTTCAAGCCAGTCACAATGGTGGAGCAGCATATGACAATCTGTGTAACTGTCTCTGTGTAACTGTCACAAGGACTCTGATTACATAAACTAGAGTGAAGGTTACTTACAGGTTTACATCAGTAGCAAGAGACCTCAATGTTTTGGTGCATGACATCTTCTGAGTATAGCAGGCAAATGATTTATATGCTAAATATCACCCCTTTATATACAACAGCAGCCAATCAGAGCATTACACATTCCATTCTCCCTCAGGCAATACCCCCAGGGAATGAGACGTGGGCTTATAAAAACAGCATAAGAGGGAATGCATTCatcataataacatgaataacacTATCCTgagccaagcccaagtcagtgatgaaATGAACCTCATGTCATCCAGAGGATAAAGATTGAGCATTTTCTATATAGTATCACCCTAGATCATACAGTGAAGAGCAACTtcagttatttcattattttctctcatttacttGTCTACAAAAAATTACACGCCTGTGTTAAGACCAAAAGTCCTCTTCAGAAGAATCCCAGCCAGCTTCTACCTTCTCTGCAGTGTCAAAGTCTACCTGCTTGTCATATTCATAGCCTGGATCACCTGGCTTCAACTGATTTTTCTGGAAAGTGTTGTCCATTATCTGAAGGATAAGGGCATTATCTAGATACATGTTTTACTACTCATTGCGTAGATGTACTTCTTTCTTAGTATCATTTAATTTTGTCTGACAGTAAGgttacagaacaaagcactaacTTCATGAATAACATAAATCAGTCTAATACAACATCAACACTAAAAATCAAGAAagttaacaatattttttaagCTATAAATATTTCATCAATTAACACCAAATCCAAGAAGTATAAGcatttcaatataataatgaacTGTTAATGTTCATAAGAAACATGTAACAGACTAGTTTGTACTACCTGAATATAATTCTGTTCAGAAGAAAAACTTGTATCAAATTTCTTTGAAACCAGTTTCCAGACAATTTCTGGAATGCTTTGGATAAAACAATAATGTGAAATACAGTAAAGGTTGTGTTTTAAATTAGTGATATGTACAAACCTTCTTCTTTCTGTTCAGCTGTTCATCATTCAACTTATTCAGGTCCTGATTTGGATCCAGATCATAGTCTTTACTTATATTAGACACAGCCTCATCTATGCTTCGACCCTTTTGGGATTCCTGTAAAATCCTCAGCATCTTCTCCATTCTCAGATCTGGAaccttttaatgaaaattatatgaccAAAGCTACAGCTAAATTTTCTGTCAAATAATGTAAACAATCCTAAATATTTTCGTAGAATCTACACATAAAAACTAAAGGAGAGAACaggtctttttatttctataagtaTTTCCatagaaaaaagatgaattaaaagcaaaataaacaattGACACAGAACTTAACTGTTAGAGCAATTCTAAACAACCAAGAATTTAATAGAATGATACGTGATGTCATGTACAAAGGTATTTCAATAAATGCGCAAGTAAGAAATCTCTGGGCAACAAGCAGTTTTGACACCTATGGAGACATCAAAGCCACATGCACCAAATACCTGCCAGTCTTTGTCATTGTCACTATCAATATTTGTCAAatttctttgtcatcattattatctgtggTCATCATTATCTGTTGCcaatattatctatcattatcattatgtgtcATCATTATCTGTCATCACCGTtatctgtcatcatcattatctgtcaCCATCATTAGCTGTCACCATctttatatgttatcattatctgttgatatcattatttgttgtcatcattatctgttGCCATCATTATCTGTCATATCTTCAGTTGTCACTAttgtctgttgttattatctgccattatcattatttgtaactTTTATTGCTCATAATCTTATATCATCGCTCATGCATCATAGTTCTTTCCTGATATTAATAActcaaaagaaaatgtatatctacTATCTGTTCCAAATATGACATGGTGTTGTTCAGTTGAAAGTCTGTCAGATAATGCTAAGTGATTCTAAAAGTGTTATATTTTTTGATACTTAAGACACACCCATGTGTCTCAAATATCTGCCCATTTTTTTGTCATTCCTGGACCgattcatttttaaaatgatttttaaaatgtgtataattTGTGTAGAGCAGCAAATGGGAAAGAAGGTACATGAACAAATCTGATTGACAAATTAGCTACTGCACTTGACATTAGATTAGATACTTAAAAAAATGGCTTAAAAAATCATCCTGGTTCTTATATGCAAAGGTGGGGCCACCTTTCTTCTTGCTCTGCTGAAATGGGTGTGTGGTTAATATGCCTGTGCATCTTTATGCCATCAAATAAGGTATACAGTCAATAGTGTAAAACAGTTGCAGAAAATCCATCCTGAAAATATTCTATAAATCAATCCTTACCATCCTTGTCTTCAAAGGTAAATTTGCTAATTAATTACTTATGCTAGGGCTCCATTAGCACAATCTGACTCTGGTACCAGACTCATATCAGGAATTATCACCCGTTTACCAGGTCCAGCCACACTATGACTAATGACTGGTAATGACTGTCTAAGAAATTTGTAAATGTCTAACAAATTTGTTCAGTAATATTATGCAGTTACAGCATCATTTAAAATGTGTTAAAGTAAGCCTAGGGCCTCCTAGTGTAAGTATTATGCACATAATTGAGAAGGCTAAGTATCCAGAGGTGTCCGAGTCTCAATACCAGAACGTTAGGTAAGAAATGGCTCTTATAATGAATTCAGTCTCTCAAAGTGGCTCCCctgaaaaaatattgaatattattggtgtataatgataaaacaattctTACTTCTGAACaaataacaatgtataaaaatacaaagcTATAAAACAAACCTTTTCCAAATGTTCTTTATGTCTTTCCTTCAGCTCCTTTAAAACCTTCTCCACAGTCCCATATTTGTTCAAAAACCTGATTGGCATTGTACgctgcctctccctcccatcaGAATTACGATAAATGAGGATGAGTGCAGGAGGCTGTGCACGGATGCCAAGTTTCTGGGGCTCTATTCTAGCCTCCATACTTTGGCCAATTCCACCTGTAAGAATAACTGCATTTTAAAGTGTGTAACAAATTCATCCATTTTGGCAAACTGAACAAGACTAAATAAAATCTTTTCATTCAAATTTCAGTCTCAATAGAAAGTGTCgatcataataatgtaaaatttgcaCAAGCAAAGGGCTTCTATGGGTTACTTTCACCCACTGACCCTGGGATTATGTACTGTCCATTGCAGATTTTAATTAATCTGGTTGCACATAAATGACTCCACAAAAGAATCTATTTGTAGGCCCTAATGACTGCCTGTAAtactgtcattactgttattgacattatgattactacaataataataaaaaggaatcttTCCAAAAATTCCAGGTAacgggtaaacaggtgagagagataggacaatcaataaactaaaattaaagtgGACATGGCATGCATTTTTTCAATACATAGCCACCAGGTTAAGTTTATCCTCTTGCATAAAGCAAAGTTATAGCTTTAGCATGCCATATCAGTAATTATCAAGAAGAAATGTTTTCAAATAAAATACTTAAACAATGTTTTCTACAGCATACTAATATTTATAAGCAGTATATTatctacataatctatatatatacataaatatatacatacatatatatatacatgtgtgcatatatataaaatatataaaatatagatatatatatatatatataatatatatatatatatattatatacacatccgtgtgtgttgtgtgtgtgtgtgtgtgtgtgtgtgtgtttttgtgtgtgttgttgtgtgtgtgtgtggttggttgtgtgtgtgggtgtgtgtgtggtgtgtgtgtggtgtatgtgtgtatgtgtgtatgtgtgtatgtgtgtatgtgtgtatgttttgtatgtggggtatgtgtgtgtgtgtggtctgtggggtgtctgtgtggttgtggtgttctgtgtctgtgtggttgtctgtgtgtgtgtgtgtgtggggtgtgtgtgtgtgtgtggggtgtgttttgttgtgtgtggtgttttgtgtgtgtgttgtgtgtgtatgtattatatatatttatagtattatattatatatatatatatatatatattatcatataatacataatataatacatatatacatatattatacatatataaaacatatatatatatatatatatatattatatatatatatatatatacatatatattatatatatatatatatattaaaatatcatataaaatatatatatatatatatatatatataaatttttttatatatagatttaaacatacatttatatatatatattaatattatatatttatatatattttatatataacacacacacacacacacacacacacacacacacacacacacaacacacacaccccaaaccacacacacacacacacacacataaaatatatttgatatattatattgatagatagatacaccatgtgttgtgtgtatatatacttctttttttaacgataggttcatgtctgagccgccgtggtcacagcatgatacttaattgtagttttcatgttttgtgatgctcttggagtgagtttcgTGGTAGGgtttcccccgttcctttccacagagagtgccggtgttaccttttaggtaatcattctctctattttatccgggcttggggccagcactgacttgggctggcttggccacccagtttgggtaggtaggcaatcgaggtgaaattccttgcccaaggaacaacgcgccggccggtgactcgaa harbors:
- the LOC119571143 gene encoding centrosomal protein of 19 kDa-like; protein product: MEARIEPQKLGIRAQPPALILIYRNSDGRERQRTMPIRFLNKYGTVEKVLKELKERHKEHLEKVPDLRMEKMLRILQESQKGRSIDEAVSNISKDYDLDPNQDLNKLNDEQLNRKKKIMDNTFQKNQLKPGDPGYEYDKQVDFDTAEKVEAGWDSSEEDFWS